A portion of the Thunnus maccoyii chromosome 20, fThuMac1.1, whole genome shotgun sequence genome contains these proteins:
- the rbp3 gene encoding retinol-binding protein 3 isoform X3, which produces MRLKVYWGQKPLMLMLLSKKNYDNDSVPSYKTHHLSTQTNELTQPSEREDRIVLFLSVMAQHTPPLLVMLLLCTLSASSSFQPALVLEMAKILLENYCFPENLVGMQEAIQQAINSGEILQISDRKTLAAVLTVGVQGALNDPRLTVSYEPNFVPVMPLMLPSLPIEQLIRLVKNSVKLDILENNIGYLRIDRIIGEETAAKLGSLLRENIWDKVAHTSSLIFDLRYSTAGEQSGVPFIISYFSDSEPLVHIDTVYDRPSNTTRELWTIPSIMAERYGKKKDVIILTSKRTIGAAEAVAYTLKHLKRAIIVGERSAGGSVKVRKIRIAQSEFYITVPVARSVSPITGQSWEVSGVSPTVNVNSKEAVTKAKSLLAVRGAIPKAVQHISDIIGRFYAFTDRVPALLQHLLSTDLFSIVSEEDLAVCLNQDLQTVSEDPRLIIKYMQNNAAIVEEDAELYTVPEDPQLLQAMVDKMFKVEILPGNTGYLRFDKFVKLSAVDKFDELMAKKVWEPLKDTNNLIIDLRYNTGGSSTSLALILSYLQDSAQNYNFFTIYDRIQNTTTEHGSLPKITGPTYGSKRGVYVLTSYYTASVGEEFAYLMQSLHRGTVIGEITSGTLMHSKTFQIEETYITITVPFINFIDNNGECWLGGGVVPDSIVLAEEAVDHVHEIADFHHGLRSLIEETGKLLEKHYAIHEVALKVSKVLLSKWAEGFYWSVVDFESLASQLTADLQETSGDHRLHIFHCDVEPESLHEVPKIPTAEEVGYIINALFKTELLPGNVGYLRFDMMADVEVVKAIGPQLITSVWSKILNTDALIIDMRYNTGGYSTAIPLLCTYFFDTEPLRHLYTVFDRTTTTMTEVMTLPQVRGQRYGSSKDVYILTSHMTGSAAEVFTRTMKDLNRATIIGEPTIGGSLSSGTYQIGDSVLYASIPNQIVLSAITGKVWSLAGVEPHVFAQANNALPVAQRIIAIVNLRAQVPTIIEESATLIADNYAFEDVGADVAAKLKGLLANSEYSMVVSKASLEAKLSADLKTLSGDKSLKTTSNTPVLPPMDYSPEMYIELIKVSFHTDIFENNIGYLRFDMFGDFEEVKAIAQIIVEHVWNKVVNTDAMIIDLRNNLGGPTTAISGFCSYFFDADKQIVLDKLYDRPSGTTTELQTLPELTGIRYGSKKSLIILTSGATAGAAEEFVYIMKKLGRAMIVGETTAGGSHPPKTFRVGETDIFLSIPTVHSDTAAGPAWEGAGIAPHIPVSADAALGTAKGIFNKHFAGQK; this is translated from the exons ATGCGATTAAAGGTTTATTGGGGCCAAAAGCCTCttatgttgatgttgttgtccaaaaaaaacTATGACAATGACAGTGTTCCCTCCTACAAAACCCACCATCTCTCTACACAGACAAATGAACTAACACAACCCAGTGAAAGAGAGGACAGAATAGTTCTCTTTCTGTCAGTGATGGCGCAACACACACCACCACTGCTAGTGATGCTTCTCTTATGTACCCTTTCTGCCAGCTCATCATTCCAGCCAGCTCTGGTGTTAGAAATGGCTAAGATTCTGCTGGAAAACTACTGCTTCCCTGAGAACCTGGTTGGGATGCAGGAAGCCATCCAACAAGCCATCAACAGCGGAGAAATCCTGCAGATTTCAGACAGAAAGACCCTGGCAGCTGTGCTGACAGTCGGAGTACAAGGGGCACTGAACGATCCGCGGTTGACTGTTTCATATGAGCCCAATTTTGTCCCAGTGATGCCACTGATGCTGCCATCTCTTCCAATAGAGCAACTGATCCGGCTGGTGAAGAACTCTGTCAAGCTGGATATCCTTGAAAATAACATTGGCTACTTGCGGATAGATCGGATCATTGGTGAGGAGACAGCAGCAAAGCTTGGCTCTTTGCTGAGGGAAAACATCTGGGACAAAGTTGCTCACACATCCTCACTGATCTTTGACCTGAGGTACAGCACAGCAGGAGAACAGTCTGGAGTTCCCTTTATAATCTCCTATTTCTCGGACTCTGAGCCCCTCGTTCATATTGACACTGTGTATGACAGGCCTTCAAATACAACCAGGGAGTTGTGGACCATTCCGTCGATAATGGCAGAAAGATATGGAAAGAAGAAGGACGTGATTATCTTGACCAGTAAGCGTACCATTGGGGCGGCTGAAGCAGTGGCATATACACTAAAACACCTAAAGAGGGCCATCATAGTTGGAGAAAGGTCGGCTGGTGGGTCAGTAAAAGTCAGAAAGATTAGGATCGCCCAGTCAGAGTTCTACATAACAGTTCCTGTGGCAAGATCTGTCAGTCCAATTACAGGCCAGAGCTGGGAAGTGAGTGGTGTTTCCCCGACAGTCAACGTCAATTCCAAGGAAGCTGTTACAAAAGCCAAGTCCCTTCTGGCTGTAAGGGGTGCCATTCCTAAAGCTGTACAACATATCTCCGACATAATCGGGAGGTTCTATGCTTTCACTGACAGAGTTCCAGCTCTTCTTCAACATTTGCTATCTACAGACTTATTCTCTATTGTATCTGAGGAGGACCTTGCAGTCTGTCTCAACCAGGACCTCCAGACTGTGTCTGAAGATCCACGACTAATCATTAAATACATGCAAAACAATGCTGCCATTGTAGAGGAGGATGCTGAGCTTTACACAGTCCCAGAAGATCCACAATTATTACAAGCAATGGTTGATAAAATGTTCAAAGTGGAAATTCTCCCTGGTAATACTGGATATCTGCGTTTTGACAAGTTTGTCAAGTTGTCTGCAGTGGATAAATTTGATGAGCTCATGGCCAAAAAGGTGTGGGAGCCCCTCAAAGATACTAATAACCTGATTATTGATCTGCGCTATAACACTGGTGGATCCTCTACCTCTCTTGCACTTATACTGTCTTATCTGCAGGATTCCGCCCAGAACTATAATTTTTTCACAATATATGACCGAATTcagaacacaacaacagaacatGGCTCTCTGCCCAAAATTACAGGCCCAACCTATGGCTCCAAACGTGGGGTTTACGTGTTGACCAGCTACTACACAGCAAGCGTTGGGGAGGAGTTCGCTTACCTGATGCAGTCCCTACATCGTGGCACAGTCATTGGGGAAATCACATCAGGTACCCTGATGCACTCAAAGACATTTCAAATAGAGGAAACATATATTACCATCACTGTGCCCTTCATAAACTTCATAGACAACAATGGGGAATGCTGGCTGGGAGGTGGTGTGGTCCCTGATTCCATTGTATTAGCCGAGGAAGCTGTGGACCACGTTCATGAGATTGCAGATTTTCACCATGGGCTCAGGTCCCTCATAGAGGAAACAGGGAAATTGTTAGAAAAGCACTATGCAATCCATGAAGTTGCACTAAAGGTCAGCAAGGTGCTGCTGAGTAAATGGGCTGAAGGTTTTTACTGGTCTGTGGTTGACTTTGAATCTCTGGCATCTCAGCTGACAGCAGACCTCCAAGAGACTTCAGGCGATCACCGCCTCCACATCTTCCATTGTGATGTTGAGCCTGAGTCACTTCATGAAGTCCCAAAGATCCCTACAGCAGAAGAAGTGGGATATATAATCAACGCTCTGTTTAAAACTGAGCTTCTGCCAGGTAATGTTGGCTATCTAAGGTTTGACATGATGGCAGATGTAGAGGTGGTAAAAGCCATTGGGCCTCAGCTGATAACGTCTGTGTGGAGCAAGATATTGAACACAGATGCCCTCATAATTGACATGAGGTACAACACTGGTGGTTATTCAACAGCCATCCCCCTCTTGTGCACCTATTTCTTTGATACTGAACCTTTGCGGCATCTTTACACTGTTTTCGACCGCACCACAACCACCATGACAGAGGTCATGACATTGCctcaggtcagaggtcaaaggtatGGGTCCTCCAAGGACGTCTACATCCTCACCAGTCATATGACCGGGTCAGCAGCTGAAGTGTTCACCCGCACTATGAAGGACCTGAATCGGGCCACAATCATTGGGGAGCCAACAATTGGAGGGTCTTTATCAAGTGGAACCTATCAGATCGGGGACAGCGTTCTGTACGCTTCCATCCCTAACCAGATTGTTTTGAGTGCCATCACTGGGAAAGTGTGGAGCCTTGCAGGGGTTGAGCCTCATGTTTTTGCCCAGGCAAATAATGCTCTTCCTGTAGCACAGAGGATTATTGCA ATTGTCAACCTCCGTGCCCAAGTTCCAACCATCATTGAGGAGTCAGCAACCCTGATTGCTGACAACTATGCCTTCGAGGATGTCGGTGCTGATGTTGCAGCAAAGCTGAAAGGGCTCCTAGCAAACAGTGAGTACAGCATGGTTGTCTCCAAGGCCAGTCTGGAGGCTAAACTGTCCGCTGACCTGAAGACACTATCTGGGGACAAGAGTCTGAAGACCACGAGCAACACCCCAGTCCTGCCACCAATG GACTATTCTCCAGAGATGTACATTGAGCTGATCAAAGTCTCCTTCCACACTGACATATTTGAGAACAACATTGGCTACCTGCGTTTTGACATGTTCGGAGACTTCGAGGAGGTGAAGGCCATTGCCCAAATTATTGTTGAGCATGTCTGGAACAAAGTTGTCAACACTGATGCTATGATCATCGACCTCAG GAACAATCTTGGCGGCCCAACAACAGCCATCTCAGGCTTCTGCTCTTACTTCTTTGATGCCGACAAGCAAATTGTGCTGGACAAGCTGTACGACAGACCATCTGGCACCACCACAGAGCTCCAGACCCTGCCTGAGCTCACTG